One Benincasa hispida cultivar B227 chromosome 5, ASM972705v1, whole genome shotgun sequence genomic window carries:
- the LOC120078330 gene encoding CRIB domain-containing protein RIC7-like codes for MSNNKMKGLLKGLRYISQIFDNEKEPEMQIGFPTDVKHVAHIGWDGPSVNSPSWMNEFKAPPGISSAPHQEDASGQWASQDSKRDMAVTTRDLPELPKSSRRQSSTVGGSVGESPTTREKSEKTKSKKSSKSKESSSSDSRRSSDLNQGSESPTQSLPGVPKKARRKKSKEEGSTRSRSKTTAGETCSSQISDNGSDAGSVAGSISRSNDDDLLTGDGVFT; via the exons atgtctaataataaaatgaaaggCCTTCTCAAAGGCCTTAGATACATTTCTCAAATATTTG ATAATGAGAAAGAACCTGAAATGCAAATTGGGTTTCCCACAGATGTCAAACATGTTGCCCATATTGGATGGGATGGTCCTTCAGTCAATTCTCCAAGCTGG ATGAATGAATTCAAAGCTCCACCAGGAATATCATCTGCTCCTCATCAAGAAGATGCCTCTGGCCAATGGGCTTCTCAAG ATTCAAAAAGAGACATGGCAGTTACGACTCGTGACCTGCCGGAGCTACCTAAATCATCGAGACGGCAGTCGTCCACCGTCGGCGGAAGCGTGGGGGAGTCTCCGACCACGAGAGAGAAATCGGAGAAGACGAAGTCAAAAAAGTCTTCAAAGTCCAAGGAATCTTCTTCGTCGGATTCGCGCCGGAGCTCCGATCTGAACCAGGGCAGCGAATCGCCGACGCAGAGCCTTCCCGGAGTTCCAAAGAAAGCGCGGCGGAAGAAATCAAAGGAGGAAGGATCGACGAGATCAAGATCCAAAACCACGGCGGGCGAGACTTGCTCGTCTCAGATCTCCGATAACGGGTCGGACGCTGGATCGGTAGCCGGATCCATTTCTAGATCCAACGACGATGACTTGTTAACGGGAGATGGGGtttttacatga